DNA from Salmo trutta chromosome 14, fSalTru1.1, whole genome shotgun sequence:
GACCTGTTTCTGCCCAGACAGACCGACAGTGAGATTCAGTTGAAGCCTCGCCTCGAATATGACAGACACAAATGCCAGAGTTTGTGATATAGCAGAAAGCATATATCCACTTTGAGCTCTATAAAAACAGAGAATTTTGGGATGGATTCCATTTCCAAGTCAGTCTTTCCCCGTTTGCTTACATTTCGTTCCTCAGCAACACAAACCAGTACTCACAGGAAGACAAAGTCGTCAGAGCTGCCTATGTTGTTGCCTTGGGGCAGCATGTGGGCGGGGCCAGGGGAGGTGTCAGAGTGAGGATGGGAGGAGCTGTGGCCCACCAGTCCATAGTCCTGGGCCTGGCCCTCCACGAAGGTAAAGATGGGGTACTTCTCTTCGGGCAACGATAGGGCCTGGGGTGGGGGGGTATGAAAGTGTTGAATTGGTCACTtattaaagtcacccagaataaGATAAGAGCTTTATGTAAGTGAtgtatacagtaacagtacaacTGATGCATAAGTGATTTAATACAGTAACAGTTAGTGtaatcagtcaaaagtttggacacacctactcattccatggtttttcctttatttgtactattttctacattgcccaagcatgtctcttcttattggtgtcctttagtagtggtttctttgcagcaattcgaccatgaaggcctgattgacacaatctcctctgaacagttgatgttgagatgagtgttacttgaactctgtgaagcatttatttgggctgcaatctgaggctggtaactctaatgaacttatcctctgcagcagaggtaactctgggtcttcctttcctgtggcggtcctcatgagagccagtttcatcatagcttgatggtttttgcaactgcacttgaagaaactttgaaagttcttgacattttccagattaagacatggtcagtcaaagtaatgatggactgttgtttctctttgcttatttgagctgctcttgccataatatggacttgttcttttaccaaatagggctatcttctgtataccacccctaccttgccacaacacaactgattggctcaaacgcattaaggagtaaagaaattccacaaattaacttttaaaaaaggcacacgtgttaattgaaatgcattccaggtgactacctcatgaagcttgttgagagaatgccaagagtgtgcaaagctgtcatcaaggcaaagggtggctactttgaacaatctgaaatatattttgatttgtttaacacttttttggttactaaatgattccatagttttgatgtcttcactattattctacaatgtagaaaatagtcaaaataaagaaaaaacgtggaatgagtaggtgtccaaacttttgaatggttctGTATAAGTGATGTATACAGTAACAGATGTATAAGTGATGTATCACTGATGCGTAAGAGACGTGTAACATGTCTATCTATAAGTGACGAATAAGCCATCTAAGTTGTGTCGCTTCAACTCATGCATCTATAAATCATATCAGCGTCAAAGTTAGAGATCTATAAATGATCTATATGTGATGCATAACTAATGTATAAAATGATACATAAGTGATGAATGTAAACATGAGTAAGAAGAGACTTGAAATGAGGCCAAGAGGCTGAGCTCACCACACAGACAGCGGAACACAGAGACTCAAAGTCCTTCTTGTTCTTGGCATAGAAGCCTATAGTACAGCTGGGGTCCATGCGACTGAAGGGCATCTTCCTGGGCGAGCTACAGTGGAACGACTGtggaggtggggaggagagggagggcatTACAGACAAGGTACACGTCAATCTGAAATGACCTACTTTGATCCAGTCAAAACAAGCTTATCTGGGTCATAGCACAGACAGACAATGTCCAATGACAGACGGAGCggcaaaggagagagaagagtgatATAAAGTCCAACCAACCTCCAGTGGGAAGTTGTCTTGAGTGACATCCACCACGGCCTGACAGTAGTGAGGGTCCAGATACAGCAGCTGCTCGTCTGTTTGGACAGGAAATAGGAAGAAGACAAAGTTAAATGACAGCCCACTGTCCAATCAGAAGCAACTGAACCAGGAAGTAGAGTGCAGTTCTTACCTTGGCAGCCAATAAAGAACAGCGAATGCTTGGGTTTCCCGCCGATGATTCCGATACAGCATTCTAACCTGAGAATGTTCTTAAGACACAAAGAAATCCATATTTATGTTAGAGCGACATCAACCATGGAGAAATAACAAGCTTTGTGACTAAGGTTAGGTTATGAAAGTTTGTGTgtacattagaggtcgaccgattaatcggaacggccgattaattagggccgatttcaagttctcataacaatcggtaatcggtatttttggctaccgatttgccgatttttaaaaattacatttttacacctttatttaactaggcaagtcagattaagaacacattcttattttcaatgacggcctaggaacgggggttaactgccttgttcaggggggattcggggattcgtttttgcaaccttctggttactagtccaacgctctaaccacctgccttacattgcactccacgaggagcctgcatggcaggctgactacctgttacgtgagggcagcaagaagccaaggtaagttgctagctagcgttaaacttatcttaacataatcactagttaaccacacatggttgatgatattactagtttatctaatgtgtcctgcgttgcatataatcgatgcggtgcctgttaatttcttatcgaatcacagcctacttcgacaaatgggtgatgatttaacaagcgcatttgtgaaaaaaagcactgtcgttgcaccaatgtacccaaccataaacatcaatgcctttctttaaaatcaatacacaagtatatatttttaaacctgcatatttagttaatattgcctgctaacatgaaattgtgtcactgctcttgcgctcattgcacgcagagtcagggtatatgcaacagtttgggccgcctggctcgttgcgaactaatttgccagaattttacgtaattatgacataccattgaaggttgagcaatgtaacaggaatatttagacttagggatgccaccttttagataaaatacggaacggttccgtatttcactgaaagaaaaaacgttttgttttcgagatgatagtttccggattggaccatattaatgacctaaggctcgtatttctgtgtgttaattatattataattaagtctatgatttgatagagcagtctgactgagcagtggtaggcaccagcaggctcgtaagcattcattcaaacagcacttttgtgcgttttgccagcagctgttcgcaatgcattgcgctgtgtatgacttcaagcctatcaactcccaagattaggctggtgtaaccgatgtgaaatggctagctagttagcgggtgcgcgcaaATAGCGTTTAAacatcacttgctctgagacttgaagtagttgttccccttgctctacatgggtaacgctgcttcgagggtggctgttgtcgatgtgttcctggttcgagcccaggtaggagcgaggagagggacggaagctatactgttacactggcaatactaaagtgcctataagaacatccaatagtcaaaggtatatgaaatacaaatcgtatagagagaaatagtcctataataactacaacctaaaacttcttacctgggaatactgatgttaaaaggaaccagcagctttcatatgttctcatgttctgagcaaggaacttaaacgttagctttcttacatggcacatattgcacttttactttcttctccaacactttgtttttgcattatttaaaccaacttgaacatgtttcattatttatttgaggctaaattgattttattgatgtattatattaagttaaaataagtgttcattcagtattgttgtaattgtcattattacaaataaatacaaaaataaaaatcggacgattaatcggtatcggcggttttttggtcctccaataaatggtatcggcggtgaaaaatcataatcggtcgacctctagtgtacATGCGTGTACCCACCCTGACACACTCGATGTAGGAGGGGTTGAGAGAGTCTCCACCTAGTCGGACTGGAACCAGTATGATGACAGACTTCCAGCCTGGACCACTGGGCTCAGGATCTGATATACTCTGGTTCAACGACTGGTCACACAGATGCACCACGTCCATTTTGTACACTGAAAGAAACACACAATGACACTATGGGCCTAAGTTTCACTAGGGACAtgtccccccacattctgaaatgtaATTTTTCCCTCCCCATTTTGTAATTTAATTGTGATACAGAAATGAGACAAACAGTTCAGCTACATTCAGAAGACCAATGACAAAAACATCACTTATGACGAGAACATTTGAGATGGACCAAACATACAATATCTGGTGAATTCGACAAATGACAACACTAACCAACAACACCAACCAACAACACCAACCAACAACACCAACCAACaacaccaaccaaccacccagtAGGAAAGGTAGTGTAAAGTCAAACTCACCAGTACAGTCCTGCGCTACATATACAGCCAGGTTGTGAACCTCAGAAGTCTTAGCAACTGCTTTTCTAGAAAACAAACATACGGCTCATGTTTAATGTCACAACATACTGATAATACTGGGAATGAAGTAAATATCAGGGTTTggttcaattccatttcaattcagaaagtaaaccaaatgtTGATTCTAATTCCAAATGTTCCTCATTTAACAACATTGAAAacaattggaatttcagtttacttcctgaattgagtgGAATTGTAATGTAATTGACTCCAACCCTGGTAAACATCAACATGCAGTCAGGCACACCACCGAGCCTCCTTAAAAAATATAATAGCAACCAAAACATCTCCACAATAAAGGTGCATCCGTAAACATGTCTGCTGAAGATCATTCTGATGCACTATGGCATTACAGACATCTATCAAAAATCTAAGTATAGAAATCAAATGCATGCTGATGCCATCACTGACTTGAATGAGGTATGTTCTATAGATTCTACTTCTATGGCTGATCAGCATCATTATCTTGACCACACCCCATGGAGGGCCCCTCACCGTAGTATGTGTGCCACCACTGAGGGGCCGTACCAGTCCCCCGCCTTCTTCCCTGAGCTCTTCCCCAATTCTACCAGCTGGTGCACCCCAAACGGGGCCGTGGGCTCATCCCCAAACCAGGCCACAACCCTCCGGTGGAGGGGCTCAGCCTTCCTGTCCCTGCCTGACTCCGGCCTCTTCTTCTGGGTATGGTTGAGAGCCATGCCCCCTGGCATGGAGGTCTTCTGGGGCGTGGTGGGGGTCCGCGAGGAGGAGGAGTAGCCGAAGGAGGGGATGGGTACACCCCCAGCGCGGGACGGGGAGCGGGGTCTCAGAACCTCAAAGTCCACGTCGGCGAACTGCTGGGCGTCTGGCCACGACCAGTCTAGACAACACAATACAGACAGTTAGTAGTGATCTATGgggaggtggaaggaggagacatagggaggagagagaggggagacagaccaggaaacagagagagagaaacagttgaAGAGAGACGTGGCAGAAAGagtaacaagagagagagagagacagacaggggccCCATCCCAAATGGACCCCTACGCACtggtggagatctgagaggatctGACAGGTGTATGCAATATGTTAATAGCTCCACCCTGCTAGGTGTAAGTTTCACCGATCATATTGCTTATACCAAACAagtcctctcagatctccacaattGTATGTGCATAGGGGTCCATTTGGGATTGGGCCAGAGTTGGTGTATTTGTCTCAGAGTTAGGAAGAGGACCCATCTTTGTATCTCTACCCATTTAGAGCCCTCTTTCTAACTCTATGAGTTGTCTCACCTCGTGGCAGCAGATGTAGCAGTAGGCCCTGGGCCAGCAGCATCTGTCCGCTCCGCAGCATGCAGCCCCAGCCACAGTCTGTAGTCAAGGTGGAGCCCTCCAGCTGGGGGAACTCCCTACGGTAGGTCAGCCACAGCCGAGACACGAACGCCCGCCTGAACCGCTCCACCTCGTCtggaaggggagagagatacCCAGTGAGTAGAACTGGTTAAAATACATCTTTCCAACCAGTTTTTCCTCACTGGGTATGGAGCAGAGAGCGTCATCTATTTTACCAGGAAGTCTTTTGAAGTTGGAGTGGGGTTGTTGGAGGTTAGCTACCTTCACTATTGAGCAGATATGAGTGGCCCATTACAGTCACTGGAGAGCTCTTGTTGAATGTGGTCTTCGACTTGACCGACCAGCCTAAAGAGGGAAAAGAAACAGAACAGACCTTTTTAGAGGGGATTCTTTATGTCTTGATGACTGGTTGAGGAAGGGGGAAGTTGACTTCGGGAGGGCTATTACACATTGCTTTGTATGAGACTTCTGTTAAGAAGAAATAAAAAAGACCTAAAAAAGATTATTCACACAGAAAGTACAAAGACTAGAAAATCTCCCTTGTTGCTATTTCTTAAGAAAATTTAAAAAACCATTGTTTAAACTGACTGTACGGAAAAACTGGAAGTTATGTCTGTTGCTGTTAAACAGCTATATAGAACTATCCGCcttatggagaaaaaaaagttcAAATGAACCCACTGACTGACCGTATTTGACATTATTCCACGCCGACATCAGTTTGGTCTTGAGTTTGTCCACCTCGTCTGGCTCTCCAGCGGTGGTGGCCTCTCTGGTTCCACCCCCACCAGTACCCTGCCGGTTCCCAAAGCTAGTTCCTCCGCCAGGGTCCACCAGCTGGGGCTGCTGGGGTCTCTTGGTCTCCTCTCTCTGGAGGGGTTCATCCTGACCCACCACTCCTACTCCCCCCACATACTGAACTGCACTGGGAGACACGGAGTTCATGCTCAGGCTTACAGCTGGGCTCTGCAGATCCTCATAGCAATAGGGACCTGAcggaagagagggatgagagataGAAAATCAATGTTTACGACAGTGCATGCATGTGTAATTTGATTAGCTATGGATTAAGGGCTATATGTGTCGCTCTCCTTTTTTGTCTGTCCAGCACTAAGATGAAGTTTAAACATTAACATTGAAGGACAGAGAGGTTAAGCTAATTGTGCGTCTAAACAATGACTGATGCCAGGCTGATTTTATCTCATTTCATGCAGATTCACAAGAAAGTGGCTGGGCTTAAACATTTTTGATGACTTTGCTATTATTATGCAGACCAGAGCAGCTGTCGCAGTGGTTAGGCTAGTGAATGCTATTGAGAAAAACAATATTAGTCACAGTGAGTTTCAAAGTAAACcacttctccctccttcctcgAGTGAAACTGCACTGAACAAAATTAAATGCAAAATGctacaatttctaagattttactgagttacagttcacagaAGGAAATccttcaattgaaataaattcattaggccctaatctatggatttcacatgactgggaatacagatatgctggGCTGGctttgttacacatggtctgcggttgtaaggttggtcggatgtactgccaaattctctaaaacgactttggaggcggcttatggtagagaaattaacattcaattatttggcaacagctgttgtggacgttcctgcagtcagcatgccaattgtgcacaccctcaacttgagacatctgtggcatggagttgtgtgacaaatctgcacattttagagtggccttttattgtccccagcacaaggtgcacctgtggcTTTGTATgccatttaatcagcttcttgatatgccacatctgtcaggtggatggattatcttggcaaaggagacatggtcactaacagggatgtaatcaaatttgtgcacaaaatttgaaagaaataagcttttagcgcatatggaaaatgtctgggatcttttatttcatctcatgaaacataggactaaaactttacatgttgcgttttatatttttgttcagtatagttgaaaAAAGCTGTGGGTATCACTTAGTTTAGAGTCATCACAGGATGATGTGCCTGAGTGACAAGAAAACAGATGTTACACAGTAACAGACACGGTAACACTGGAATGTAGAACAAGTGACTTCACTTCCTACTCTGTACTGAAACTGGAAACAGTTTATTTAACCTAATGAGGAATTATTGTTCTTTCTGGGAAAACACGATAGAATAGCCATCATGTGATTGGTGTGTGACAACAAACAGCTGGGGGTGACAGTGAGAAGCCTTGGTAGCAGATGGTCAAAAGAcgtagctaactaactagcctttTCTACACTGTAGCCTACCGGTGACTTACCTATTAGCTATGATAACCATCCTGTTATTTAAGAAGTAACCAAGCTGTCACGTTTCTTAAAAATCACTAGCTCTAACATGACAGCTAGTTACACCTATTAAGGGGCTACAGGCTGGCTTAATTATATGATATTGGCTTAACTACTAACttacctagctagttagccggcTAGTTACTAGCTAAACCTCATGCAACACAACATAGCCACGATCCTAACCTTACCACTTTGTGAAGAGTGTCATTGACATGAGAGGTCTTTAACCAAGTCAAATCTTAGAATTGCTTGATAGGACGGCGACGGCTCAGGAAGTGCAGGGTTGAGACCACGTACTACGTAGC
Protein-coding regions in this window:
- the LOC115147378 gene encoding cysteine protease ATG4D encodes the protein MNSVSPSAVQYVGGVGVVGQDEPLQREETKRPQQPQLVDPGGGTSFGNRQGTGGGGTREATTAGEPDEVDKLKTKLMSAWNNVKYGWSVKSKTTFNKSSPVTVMGHSYLLNSEDEVERFRRAFVSRLWLTYRREFPQLEGSTLTTDCGWGCMLRSGQMLLAQGLLLHLLPRDWSWPDAQQFADVDFEVLRPRSPSRAGGVPIPSFGYSSSSRTPTTPQKTSMPGGMALNHTQKKRPESGRDRKAEPLHRRVVAWFGDEPTAPFGVHQLVELGKSSGKKAGDWYGPSVVAHILRKAVAKTSEVHNLAVYVAQDCTVYKMDVVHLCDQSLNQSISDPEPSGPGWKSVIILVPVRLGGDSLNPSYIECVRNILRLECCIGIIGGKPKHSLFFIGCQDEQLLYLDPHYCQAVVDVTQDNFPLESFHCSSPRKMPFSRMDPSCTIGFYAKNKKDFESLCSAVCVALSLPEEKYPIFTFVEGQAQDYGLVGHSSSHPHSDTSPGPAHMLPQGNNIGSSDDFVFL